One segment of Solanum lycopersicum chromosome 1, SLM_r2.1 DNA contains the following:
- the LOC101252015 gene encoding F-box protein At1g70590-like isoform X1, with protein sequence MNQKTWPATKSSSDGLRRFTAFPFIRKQTHLQNRPSENPFSDHSKKINTTTPPSSSNSCCSSSSSNQYCYNQDFSQLPYDIILKIAARFSLSNVRASSLVCRSWCEALRPLRESMVFLRWGKRFKHGRGGVKRNLSKALDSFLKGAARGSTLAMVDAGLLYWELGKREEGISLYRKAAELGDPAGQCNLGISLLQVNPMDPKEAVKWLYKASVSGHVRAQYQLALTLHKGHGPKRNLQETAKWYLRAAEGGYVRAMYNTALCYSVGEGLMQSHELSRKWMKRAADRGHSKAQLEHGLSLYSDGDRMQAVVYLELAARAGEAAAHPVKNVILQQMSTFSRDHAMLLVNSWRSLPSSH encoded by the exons ATGAATCAGAAAACATGGCCGGCGACCAAGTCCAGTTCCGACGGCCTTCGTCGTTTCACCGCTTTCCCTTTCATCAGAAAACAGACCCATCTTCAAAATCGTCCATCGGAAAACCCCTTTTCCGATCACTCCAAAAAGATCAATACAACAACTCCTCCATCATCATCAAATTCTTGTTgcagtagtagtagtagtaatcaGTACTGCTACAATCAAGACTTTTCTCAGCTTCCCTACGATATTATCTTGAAAATTGCTGCTAGGTTTTCGCTGTCGAATGTACGGGCATCTTCTCTAGTATGCAGGTCTTGGTGCGAGGCACTTCGACCTTTAAGAGAATCTATGGTTTTTCTCAGATGGGGTAAGAGATTTAAGCATGGAAGAGGTGGGGTTAAGCGTAATTTGAGTAAAGCCCTTGATTCTTTCCTTAAAGGAGCTGCTCGTGGGTCTACACTAGCTATGGTGGATGCTGGGTTACTTTATTGGGAGTTGGGGAAAAGAGAAGAAGGGATTAGTTTGTACAGAAAAGCTGCTGAGCTTGGTGACCCTGCTGGTCAGTGCAATTTGGGGATTTCTCTATTGCAAG TGAATCCTATGGACCCCAAGGAAGCTGTTAAATGGCTTTATAAAGCTTCCGTTTCTGGTCATGTTCGTGCTCAATACCAGCTTGCACTTACTTTACATAAAGGTCATGGTCCGAAGAGAAATCTCCAGGAAACG GCAAAGTGGTACTTGAGGGCAGCAGAAGGTGGATATGTCCGCGCTATGTATAACACAGCATTATGCTACTCGGTTGGAGAAGGTTTAATGCAGTCTCATGAATTATCAAGAAAATGGATGAAGAGAGCAGCTGATCGAGGTCATAGCAAAGCCCAGCTTGAGCATGGGTTGAGTCTGTATTCT GATGGGGATAGGATGCAAGCTGTGGTATATCTGGAACTTGCTGCTCGCGCTGGTGAAGCTGCAGCTCATCCCGTGAAAAATGTTATACTTCAACAGATGTCGACTTTTTCTCGAGATCACGCTATGCTTCTTGTCAATAGCTGGCGCTCTTTACCTTCATCGCACTGA
- the LOC101252015 gene encoding F-box protein At1g70590-like isoform X2, which yields MNQKTWPATKSSSDGLRRFTAFPFIRKQTHLQNRPSENPFSDHSKKINTTTPPSSSNSCCSSSSSNQYCYNQDFSQLPYDIILKIAARFSLSNVRASSLVCRSWCEALRPLRESMVFLRWGKRFKHGRGGVKRNLSKALDSFLKGAARGSTLAMVDAGLLYWELGKREEGISLYRKAAELGDPAGQCNLGISLLQVNPMDPKEAVKWLYKASVSGHVRAQYQLALTLHKGHGPKRNLQETAKWYLRAAEGGYVRAMYNTALCYSVGEGLMQSHELSRKWMKRAADRGHSKAQLEHGLSLYSLGLKSIS from the exons ATGAATCAGAAAACATGGCCGGCGACCAAGTCCAGTTCCGACGGCCTTCGTCGTTTCACCGCTTTCCCTTTCATCAGAAAACAGACCCATCTTCAAAATCGTCCATCGGAAAACCCCTTTTCCGATCACTCCAAAAAGATCAATACAACAACTCCTCCATCATCATCAAATTCTTGTTgcagtagtagtagtagtaatcaGTACTGCTACAATCAAGACTTTTCTCAGCTTCCCTACGATATTATCTTGAAAATTGCTGCTAGGTTTTCGCTGTCGAATGTACGGGCATCTTCTCTAGTATGCAGGTCTTGGTGCGAGGCACTTCGACCTTTAAGAGAATCTATGGTTTTTCTCAGATGGGGTAAGAGATTTAAGCATGGAAGAGGTGGGGTTAAGCGTAATTTGAGTAAAGCCCTTGATTCTTTCCTTAAAGGAGCTGCTCGTGGGTCTACACTAGCTATGGTGGATGCTGGGTTACTTTATTGGGAGTTGGGGAAAAGAGAAGAAGGGATTAGTTTGTACAGAAAAGCTGCTGAGCTTGGTGACCCTGCTGGTCAGTGCAATTTGGGGATTTCTCTATTGCAAG TGAATCCTATGGACCCCAAGGAAGCTGTTAAATGGCTTTATAAAGCTTCCGTTTCTGGTCATGTTCGTGCTCAATACCAGCTTGCACTTACTTTACATAAAGGTCATGGTCCGAAGAGAAATCTCCAGGAAACG GCAAAGTGGTACTTGAGGGCAGCAGAAGGTGGATATGTCCGCGCTATGTATAACACAGCATTATGCTACTCGGTTGGAGAAGGTTTAATGCAGTCTCATGAATTATCAAGAAAATGGATGAAGAGAGCAGCTGATCGAGGTCATAGCAAAGCCCAGCTTGAGCATGGGTTGAGTCTGTATTCT TTAGGCTTGAAGTCGATTTCATAA
- the LOC101252316 gene encoding nicotinamidase 2, protein MASSSSYKKFETRKRDPDPKSAVLLVIDMQNYFYSMGKPILPAIKTTIDLCRRNSVPVIFTRHCHKSPDDYGMMYEWWNGDIIRDGTVEAELIPELDRRDGDLVVEKHTYSAFRDTNLEEKLLEMGIKEVIVTGVMTNVCCETTAREAFIRGFRVFFSTDATATSSAELHDATLKNLAYGFTYLVDCKRIQAAFLNSPSPQELR, encoded by the exons ATGGCTTCTTCATCATCATACAAAAAATTCGAGACGCGAAAACGAGATCCAGATCCAAAATCCGCTGTTCTATTGGTGATTGATATGCAGAACTACTTCTACTCCATGGGTAAACCGATTCTACCAGCAATCAAAACCACAATCGATCTCTGCCGGCGGAATTCCGTGCCGGTGATATTCACGCGCCACTGTCATAAGTCACCGGACGATTACGGCATGATGTACGAGTGGTGGAACGGTGATATTATCAGAGATGGAACCGTTGAAGCTGAACTTATACCGGAGTTAGATCGGAGAGACGGTGATTTGGTGGTCGAAAAACACACTTACAGTGCCTTCAgag ATACAAACTTAGAGGAGAAACTGTTGGAAATGGGGATAAAGGAGGTAATAGTGACTGGAGTAATGACCAATGTGTGCTGTGAGACCACAGCCAGAGAGGCATTTATTAGAGGGTTCAGAGTCTTCTTTTCCACAGATGCAACTGCAACTTCCTCAGCAGAACTGCATGATGCTACATTGAAGAACTTAGCTTATGGTTTCACTTATTTGGTTGATTGCAAAAGGATTCAAGCTGCCTTTCTCAATTCCCCGAGCCCTCAAGAGTTGAG ATAA
- the LOC101251709 gene encoding glutamate--glyoxylate aminotransferase 2-like: protein MSSKPLDYENLNENVKKCQYAVRGELYLRASQLQKEGKKIIFTNVGNPHALGQKPLTFPRQVIALCQAPFLLDDPNVGQLFPADAIAKAKHYLSLNSGGLGAYSDSRGIPGVRKEIADFIERRDGYPSDPELIFLTDGASKGIMQILHTIIRGPNDGVLVPVPQYPLYSATISLYGGSLVPYYLEETADWGLDINDLRQSIEQARQNGITVRAMVIINPGNPTGQCLSEQNLRQIIQFCYEENLVLLGDEVYQQNIYQDEHPFISARKVLFDMGPPVSKELQLVSFHTVSKGYWGECGQRGGYFEMTNIPPKSVEEIYKVASISLSPNVPAQIFLGLLANPPKPGDISYEQFARESKGILESLRRRAYIMTDGFNSCKNVVCNFTEGAMYSFPQIQLPPRAIDAAKKLEKAPDVFYCLKLLEATGISTVPGSGFGQKEGVFHLRTTILPAEEEMPSIMASFKKFNDEFMARYE, encoded by the exons aTGTCGTCTAAGCCGTTGGACTATGAGAATTTGAATGAGAATGTGAAGAAGTGTCAATATGCTGTACGAGGTGAGCTCTATCTTCGAGCTTCTCAGCTTCAGAAGGAAGGAAAGAAG ATTATATTCACAAATGTAGGTAATCCGCATGCCCTCGGACAGAAGCCGCTGACGTTTCCGCGCCAG GTCATTGCTCTCTGCCAAGCTCCATTTTTACTAGATGATCCTAATGTCGGACAACTATTCCCTGCTGACGCAATCGCAAAAGCTAAACATTATCTTTCGTTGAATTCTGGAGGTCTAG GTGCGTATAGCGACTCCCGTGGCATTCCTGGTGTAAGGAAAGAAATTGCAGATTTCATTGAGAGACGTGATGGATATCCGAG TGATCCGGAACTCATATTTCTTACGGACGGAGCCAGCAAAGGAATCATGCAGATATTACATACTATCATTCGGGGTCCAAATGACGGG GTGTTGGTTCCTGTTCCGCAGTATCCGCTATACTCTGCTACAATATCATTGTATGGGGGTTCTCTTGTTCCGTACTATCTTGAAGAGACTGCAGACTGGGGTCTTGATATCAATGACCTTCGACAATCTATTGAGCAAGCCCGACAGAACGGAATAACT GTACGAGCAATGGTGATTATAAACCCCGGAAATCCTACCGGACAGTGTCTTAGTGAACAAAATCTAAGACAAATAATACAATTCTGTTACGAAGAAAATTTGGTATTACTTGGAGACGAAGtttatcaacaaaatatttatcaagATGAGCATCCCTTCATAAGTGCACGAAAG GTTTTATTCGATATGGGTCCACCCGTAAGCAAGGAGCTTCAGCTAGTTTCATTTCATACGGTCTCCAAAGGTTATTGGGGCGAATGTGGACAGCGTGGTGGATACTTTGAGATGACCAACATTCCTCCCAAG TCGGTTGAAGAGATATACAAGGTTGCTTCGATATCGCTCAGTCCAAATGTACCTGCACAAATATTT CTGGGGTTACTGGCGAATCCACCTAAGCCGGGAGATATCTCGTACGAGCAATTTGCTAGAGAAAG CAAAGGCATCCTTGAGTCACTAAGACGGAGGGCGTATATAATGACTGACGGGTTCAACAGCTGCAAAAATGTTGTTTGTAATTTCACAGAAG GTGCTATGTATTCCTTCCCGCAAATTCAATTGCCTCCTCGAGCGATAGACGCTGCAAAGAAGCTCGAGAAAGCTCCTGATGTTTTCTATTGTCTCAAGTTGTTGGAAGCAACCGGCATCTCTACTGTCCCGGGTTCGGGTTTTGGCCAAAAAGAAGG GGTGTTCCATCTAAGGACAACTATTTTGCCAGCTGAAGAAGAAATGCCTTCGATAATGGCGAGTTTCAAAAAGTTCAACGATGAATTCATGGCGCGATATGAATAG